Proteins from a genomic interval of Rhodococcoides fascians A25f:
- a CDS encoding sugar phosphate isomerase/epimerase family protein, with protein sequence MYDEPLPVFIAAAAGAGADSVCLSINRHELLDPATLRTTLTQIDDAGMTISMGDGFLINAAGSMEQLKRQLDLLVELGAPYANACAFEADETVVREPGSVQDTLGELAVLAEDLGLGVLIEFTPLSHVPTLAAAAALVAKINQPNLKIMLDTLHLARAGEGPDDIANVDSDLFGYCQISDGPLGTMDLSAYMMEAVHNRGIPGSGDLPLVRILELLPRDITVSAEVPLQALREVGVSPHERARRVIEGSRRVVDGIARS encoded by the coding sequence TTGTACGATGAACCGCTGCCCGTCTTCATCGCTGCAGCGGCCGGCGCAGGTGCCGACTCGGTGTGCTTGAGTATCAATCGTCACGAACTCCTCGACCCCGCCACGCTGAGAACTACTCTTACGCAGATCGATGATGCCGGAATGACTATTTCGATGGGTGATGGCTTTCTCATCAATGCCGCCGGCAGCATGGAGCAGTTGAAACGGCAACTGGACTTGTTGGTTGAGCTGGGTGCCCCCTACGCTAACGCCTGTGCGTTCGAGGCGGACGAGACTGTCGTGCGCGAGCCGGGTTCGGTCCAGGACACCTTAGGCGAGCTGGCTGTGCTCGCCGAGGACCTCGGGTTGGGGGTGCTCATCGAGTTCACCCCGTTGTCCCACGTGCCGACACTCGCCGCGGCTGCGGCCCTCGTCGCTAAGATCAATCAACCGAACCTGAAAATCATGCTCGATACACTGCACCTGGCCCGTGCCGGTGAGGGGCCCGATGACATTGCAAATGTGGATTCCGACCTGTTTGGTTACTGCCAGATCAGTGACGGTCCGCTAGGAACTATGGATCTCAGCGCCTACATGATGGAAGCGGTGCACAACCGCGGAATACCGGGTAGTGGCGACCTCCCGCTGGTCCGAATCTTGGAGCTCTTGCCCCGCGACATCACGGTCAGCGCCGAGGTGCCACTGCAGGCGCTGAGGGAGGTCGGGGTGTCGCCGCATGAGCGGGCACGCCGCGTTATCGAAGGAAGTCGGAGAGTTGTCGACGGCATTGCTCGGAGTTGA
- a CDS encoding WhiB family transcriptional regulator, with amino-acid sequence MRNSFPPPRLPAPQNSEWEWQLEARCRSESISIFYPPHGVRGAALRRMENAAKRHCSTCPVVDRCRSFALENFEPYGIWGGLTATERFELLNCSSPAGKPETGIVESRTPGGLKISAHLPPPGRRSAFPVSGATGSRA; translated from the coding sequence ATGCGTAACTCATTCCCTCCACCCAGGCTCCCCGCTCCCCAGAACTCAGAGTGGGAATGGCAGCTCGAAGCGCGGTGCCGTTCGGAATCGATATCGATCTTCTATCCGCCGCACGGAGTTCGAGGTGCGGCGTTGAGACGAATGGAGAACGCAGCGAAACGGCACTGCTCTACTTGCCCGGTAGTAGACAGGTGTCGCTCCTTTGCGCTGGAAAACTTCGAGCCCTACGGAATCTGGGGCGGGCTTACTGCAACCGAACGATTCGAACTGCTGAACTGTTCCTCTCCAGCTGGGAAACCTGAAACTGGGATCGTTGAAAGCCGAACACCGGGAGGTCTGAAGATCTCAGCGCACCTCCCACCTCCGGGACGGCGCAGCGCTTTCCCAGTTTCTGGCGCTACCGGCTCCCGCGCCTGA
- a CDS encoding 4-oxalomesaconate tautomerase, whose protein sequence is MTGGIHCTWMRGGTSKGAFFLAEDLPAGVIERDRLLLRIMGSPDTRQIDGIGGGHPLTSKVAIVGTSDDPRADVDYLFLQVGVDSATVSSSQNCGNLLAGVGQFALERGLVVAGERQTTVRIKMLNSDSYAASTFPTPSGNVEYSGTGRIDGVPGTAAEVSIAFSDTAGSSCGKLLPTGNVIDVVDGIEVTCIDNGMPTVVLAATDVGVSGHESPSDLENNAELSERVATIRAQAAKLMGLGDVTESTIPKITLVSEPRADGSIATRTFIPVRCHTAIGVLGALTVGTAARLGGSVAERVTRTRDGGVVRIEHPTGFFDVDIEVESAASGEVDVRRAAVIRTARKLFAGEVFPGPERAGTYDSFNG, encoded by the coding sequence ATGACCGGTGGGATCCACTGCACATGGATGCGCGGTGGAACATCGAAAGGTGCTTTTTTTCTGGCCGAGGACTTGCCTGCCGGTGTGATCGAACGCGACCGTCTGCTACTTCGGATCATGGGCTCGCCCGATACCCGTCAAATCGACGGTATCGGCGGGGGTCATCCGCTTACCAGTAAGGTAGCGATAGTCGGAACGTCCGATGATCCACGGGCGGACGTTGACTACCTTTTCCTGCAGGTCGGCGTCGACAGCGCGACGGTCAGCTCGTCCCAGAACTGCGGCAACCTACTCGCCGGAGTCGGGCAATTCGCGCTCGAACGAGGACTCGTCGTAGCCGGGGAGCGTCAGACCACAGTACGAATCAAAATGCTCAACTCTGACAGCTATGCAGCGTCTACGTTCCCCACTCCATCGGGCAATGTCGAGTATTCGGGAACAGGTCGTATCGACGGTGTCCCCGGCACAGCAGCCGAGGTGAGCATCGCATTCTCTGACACGGCAGGATCGAGTTGCGGGAAGCTCCTTCCCACCGGGAACGTGATCGATGTCGTCGACGGTATCGAAGTGACATGCATCGACAACGGAATGCCCACAGTGGTTTTGGCCGCGACGGATGTCGGAGTGAGCGGACACGAGAGCCCGTCGGACCTCGAGAACAACGCCGAACTCAGCGAACGTGTCGCGACCATCCGAGCGCAGGCTGCGAAGCTGATGGGGCTCGGTGACGTAACCGAATCAACCATTCCAAAAATTACACTCGTGTCCGAACCTCGAGCCGACGGCAGTATCGCGACGAGGACCTTCATCCCGGTGCGGTGCCACACCGCCATCGGCGTTCTCGGCGCACTCACCGTGGGAACAGCTGCCCGCCTTGGAGGGTCGGTGGCAGAACGCGTGACCCGCACGCGTGATGGCGGCGTAGTGCGAATCGAGCACCCCACCGGTTTTTTCGATGTTGACATCGAAGTGGAATCGGCGGCATCTGGTGAGGTCGACGTCCGCCGCGCCGCGGTGATTCGCACCGCCCGGAAACTATTCGCGGGTGAGGTGTTTCCGGGGCCGGAACGCGCCGGAACATACGACAGTTTTAACGGTTGA
- a CDS encoding 4-carboxy-4-hydroxy-2-oxoadipate aldolase/oxaloacetate decarboxylase yields the protein MNPVIVTDPVRTPLDVVDALAEFGTATVHEAQGRTGLPGPEFRPIQSGARIAGNAVTVHSWPGDNLMIHAAVEQCTAGDILVVATNSPSTDGMFGELFATALQVRGVRGLVTAAGVRDLTELNEMDFPVWSRAVSAQGTVKATAGSVNVPIVLGQVTVNPGDVVVADDDGVVIVPRRTAATAVESSRARLDKEEAARQAFRGGQLGLDRYGLRPVLADLGVRYLTQQEFDREQRSEA from the coding sequence ATGAACCCGGTCATCGTCACCGACCCCGTCCGGACACCGCTTGACGTCGTCGACGCACTGGCGGAGTTCGGGACGGCCACCGTCCACGAAGCGCAAGGTCGAACCGGTCTGCCTGGTCCGGAGTTTCGGCCGATCCAGTCGGGCGCGCGGATTGCCGGCAACGCAGTTACCGTCCACTCGTGGCCGGGCGACAATCTGATGATTCACGCGGCCGTCGAACAATGTACTGCCGGTGACATTCTGGTGGTCGCGACGAATTCGCCGTCGACCGACGGTATGTTCGGCGAGCTGTTCGCGACTGCGCTGCAGGTACGAGGGGTTCGCGGACTTGTGACCGCGGCAGGCGTTCGTGATCTCACCGAGCTCAACGAGATGGACTTCCCGGTGTGGTCACGGGCTGTATCGGCGCAGGGGACGGTCAAGGCCACCGCAGGATCGGTCAACGTCCCGATAGTGCTGGGGCAGGTGACGGTGAACCCAGGGGACGTGGTGGTGGCCGACGACGATGGTGTTGTCATTGTTCCTCGTCGCACCGCGGCGACGGCAGTCGAATCATCGCGTGCTCGCCTCGACAAGGAAGAAGCTGCACGGCAGGCATTCCGAGGAGGGCAACTCGGTCTCGATCGGTACGGTCTGCGGCCGGTTCTCGCTGATTTGGGCGTCCGATACTTGACCCAGCAGGAATTCGACCGCGAACAACGGAGTGAAGCATGA
- a CDS encoding PIG-L deacetylase family protein, which translates to MPTNVKPALLVISAHAGDFVWRAGGAIAAATARGERAKVVCLSYGERGESARAWRDGKTLEEIKALRRGEAEAAASALGAEVEFFDAGDYPLLQSPEIVDKLVHVYRDVKPTVVLTHPLTDPYNADHPVAARMALDARILAQAIGYPAEGDALGAPPVFFFEPHQPEQSDFKPNVLLDITEVFPQKRKAMESLVAQEHMWTYYTDLARRRGVQLKRNAGPNLGFTTDTLGEAYVRYYPEVAGVLA; encoded by the coding sequence GTGCCAACAAATGTCAAACCAGCTCTGCTGGTGATCAGTGCCCACGCCGGAGACTTCGTGTGGCGTGCGGGCGGCGCAATCGCGGCCGCCACGGCCCGCGGTGAACGAGCCAAGGTCGTGTGCCTCAGCTACGGCGAACGCGGAGAGTCGGCGCGTGCATGGCGAGATGGAAAGACTCTGGAGGAGATCAAGGCTCTTCGTCGCGGCGAGGCGGAGGCAGCGGCATCAGCTCTGGGTGCGGAAGTCGAGTTCTTCGATGCGGGCGACTATCCTCTGCTGCAATCTCCCGAGATCGTCGACAAGCTGGTGCACGTATACCGCGATGTCAAACCGACTGTCGTGCTGACACATCCACTGACGGACCCCTACAACGCGGACCACCCGGTCGCGGCAAGAATGGCTCTCGACGCTCGGATCCTCGCGCAAGCAATCGGATACCCCGCCGAAGGTGACGCACTCGGGGCACCGCCGGTCTTCTTCTTCGAGCCACATCAGCCGGAACAGAGCGACTTCAAGCCCAACGTCCTTCTCGATATCACCGAAGTGTTCCCGCAGAAGCGCAAGGCAATGGAAAGCCTTGTCGCGCAGGAGCACATGTGGACCTACTACACCGACCTCGCGCGCAGGCGCGGTGTGCAACTCAAGCGCAACGCCGGCCCAAACCTCGGTTTCACCACCGACACCCTGGGAGAAGCGTACGTGCGGTACTACCCCGAGGTCGCCGGAGTGCTGGCATGA
- a CDS encoding GntR family transcriptional regulator translates to MSMTEQGSKELITDHTVVTDGIRQAILGGDFAPNQRMVEADLCTQFHASRSAVRAALQELGAQGLIERVANRGARVRSVSLDEAVEITEVRMVVEGLCAARAARNVTDAGIAEFTDLRRAITESAAAGDVFGYSRQNQLLHRRIREISAQRSADEILERLRGQLVRHQFKLAMHPGRMSVSLPEHVAIIDAVCARDSDAAEAAMRAHLRSVITALREVAATR, encoded by the coding sequence ATGTCGATGACGGAACAGGGATCGAAGGAACTGATCACCGATCACACTGTGGTGACCGATGGGATTCGGCAGGCGATTCTCGGTGGTGACTTCGCGCCCAACCAACGCATGGTCGAAGCTGATCTGTGCACACAGTTCCATGCCAGTCGGAGCGCTGTGCGCGCTGCTTTGCAAGAACTCGGCGCTCAAGGCTTGATCGAACGTGTCGCCAATCGGGGTGCGCGGGTGCGGTCGGTCTCCCTCGACGAGGCGGTCGAGATCACCGAGGTCCGCATGGTCGTCGAAGGACTGTGTGCCGCCCGGGCTGCACGCAATGTCACCGACGCAGGAATTGCCGAGTTCACCGATCTTCGCCGAGCGATCACCGAATCCGCCGCAGCAGGCGACGTCTTCGGATACTCCCGTCAGAATCAGTTGCTGCACAGACGTATTCGCGAGATCAGCGCCCAGCGATCCGCGGACGAGATTTTGGAGCGGCTGCGCGGGCAACTCGTCCGACATCAGTTCAAGCTGGCGATGCATCCTGGACGTATGTCGGTGTCGCTGCCCGAGCATGTCGCCATCATCGATGCCGTCTGCGCCCGCGACTCCGATGCAGCCGAGGCTGCCATGCGCGCACATTTGCGGAGTGTGATCACTGCGCTCCGCGAGGTTGCCGCAACGCGGTAG
- a CDS encoding amidohydrolase family protein: protein MTTPAVKSPGWLDWYPDPSTPRFAMPTGAVDAHCHVFGPSDQFPFADERKYTPCDASKDQLFALRDHLGATRNVIVQATCHGADNTAMLDAVEASSGTARGIATVRPNVTDTELRTLHDAGVRGVRFNFLKRLVDTAPDADLLTIAKRIEPLGWHIVIYFEGPDLVDLEGFFDTLPVPIVIDHMGRPDVTSPVDGPEFDRFLRFVERNDAWVKVSCPERLTATGPAALNGERNSYLDVVPFERKVVDEFPDSVLWGSDWPHPNLTDHMPDDGLIVDRIPLFAPTSEIQHKLLVANPTRLYWPNENA from the coding sequence ATGACCACACCTGCCGTCAAAAGCCCAGGATGGCTCGACTGGTATCCCGACCCGAGCACACCGCGCTTCGCGATGCCAACCGGGGCCGTGGACGCTCACTGCCATGTCTTCGGTCCGTCCGATCAGTTCCCGTTCGCCGACGAACGCAAGTACACACCGTGCGACGCAAGCAAAGACCAACTGTTTGCCCTCCGCGACCATCTCGGAGCCACCCGCAACGTCATCGTCCAAGCAACGTGCCACGGAGCTGACAACACCGCCATGCTCGACGCCGTCGAAGCTTCCAGCGGTACGGCCCGCGGCATCGCCACGGTCCGCCCCAACGTCACCGACACCGAACTGCGCACACTGCACGACGCGGGCGTCCGAGGGGTCCGCTTCAACTTCCTCAAACGGCTGGTCGACACCGCCCCCGACGCCGATTTGCTCACGATCGCGAAACGAATCGAGCCTCTGGGCTGGCACATCGTCATCTACTTCGAAGGCCCGGACCTCGTGGACCTCGAAGGATTTTTCGACACACTCCCGGTCCCGATCGTGATCGACCACATGGGCCGACCCGACGTCACATCACCCGTCGACGGTCCGGAGTTCGATCGATTCCTTCGGTTCGTCGAACGCAACGACGCATGGGTGAAAGTCAGCTGCCCAGAACGACTCACCGCCACCGGACCGGCCGCACTCAACGGTGAACGCAACTCCTACCTCGACGTAGTTCCCTTCGAGCGAAAAGTCGTCGACGAGTTCCCGGACTCGGTTCTCTGGGGAAGCGACTGGCCCCACCCGAATCTAACCGACCACATGCCCGACGACGGTCTGATTGTCGACCGCATTCCACTCTTCGCACCCACGTCCGAGATCCAACACAAACTCCTCGTCGCCAACCCCACGCGGCTGTACTGGCCGAACGAGAACGCCTGA
- a CDS encoding MFS transporter: protein MQHSNAANRLDRMPVSKFHKITLIAISFAYFFEFADLNTFATTVPKLISVWGVNVNQIAYVTSLSFVGMFFGSMIGGYIADRLGRKKALFATTIWFATFSFLSVFTWDIYSLGLLRILTSAGLSAMTVAAVIYVNEIFPSAIRGKYQAYAIAIGICGTPVTNLIASAVVPASDWSWRLVYLWGACGIFFLIFARRLKESPRWYESKGEYDKANEILKEIEDSIVAESGPLPEPKAEVIETASQTKAPLKMLLQKRYLFPTVLLSVMWITQTIGFFGYSSWAPTLLANEGFSVEDSIFYVALTTVGAPLGSLLAAQITDRFERKWCLAIFGAVIAVCGLLYGLTFNPIMIVTFGFLVNFFERGYTAVAYAYSPEVFDTRARSLGTGVSYGLGRLSNAIGPLIIVALYNGQGYQSVFYFIAGMWLFGSITLAIFGPKTRQARLAASAPTTQPATP from the coding sequence ATGCAACACTCCAACGCGGCGAACCGACTCGATCGTATGCCGGTGTCCAAATTCCACAAGATCACCTTGATCGCCATCTCGTTTGCGTACTTCTTCGAATTCGCAGACCTCAACACCTTCGCCACCACAGTCCCCAAGCTCATCTCGGTCTGGGGCGTAAACGTCAATCAGATTGCCTACGTCACTTCGCTGTCGTTCGTGGGGATGTTCTTCGGTTCCATGATCGGCGGCTACATCGCTGACAGGCTCGGACGCAAGAAGGCGCTGTTCGCAACCACCATCTGGTTCGCGACGTTCTCCTTCCTCTCGGTGTTCACCTGGGACATCTACTCACTCGGACTGCTGCGAATTCTCACGTCAGCAGGACTGTCGGCCATGACGGTCGCCGCGGTCATCTACGTCAACGAGATATTTCCGAGCGCGATTCGCGGCAAGTACCAGGCCTACGCGATTGCCATCGGTATCTGCGGAACTCCGGTCACCAACCTCATCGCCAGCGCGGTGGTGCCGGCCAGTGATTGGTCGTGGCGACTGGTCTATCTCTGGGGTGCATGCGGAATCTTCTTCTTGATCTTCGCCCGCAGGCTGAAGGAGTCCCCACGCTGGTACGAGAGCAAGGGCGAGTACGACAAAGCCAACGAAATCCTGAAAGAGATCGAAGACAGCATCGTTGCCGAGTCGGGTCCGCTGCCCGAGCCGAAGGCCGAGGTGATCGAGACAGCGTCGCAGACCAAAGCACCTCTGAAGATGTTGTTGCAGAAGCGATACCTGTTTCCAACCGTTCTACTGTCGGTCATGTGGATCACTCAGACAATCGGATTCTTCGGATACTCGAGTTGGGCACCGACCCTCCTCGCAAACGAAGGCTTCAGCGTCGAAGATTCGATCTTCTACGTAGCACTCACCACGGTCGGTGCACCACTGGGATCACTGCTAGCCGCCCAGATTACCGATCGATTCGAACGCAAGTGGTGCCTGGCGATCTTCGGTGCCGTGATTGCCGTCTGCGGCCTTCTCTACGGCCTCACCTTCAACCCGATCATGATCGTCACCTTCGGATTCCTCGTGAACTTCTTCGAACGTGGCTACACAGCAGTTGCTTACGCCTACTCCCCTGAAGTCTTCGACACCCGCGCACGATCCTTGGGCACAGGCGTCTCCTACGGCCTCGGCCGCCTGTCGAATGCCATCGGACCACTGATCATCGTCGCGCTCTACAACGGCCAGGGCTACCAAAGCGTCTTCTACTTCATCGCGGGTATGTGGCTGTTCGGCTCCATCACTCTCGCCATCTTCGGGCCGAAAACCCGACAAGCTCGCCTCGCAGCAAGCGCACCCACCACACAGCCCGCCACCCCTTGA
- a CDS encoding helix-turn-helix domain-containing protein encodes MFGQGTAGTDTRPARARGPRAPGSGGYGKSSSDTGFSISKSAQLLHVHPNTASYRTDRWKKLSGLNLRSGRGLAASIIAVDSV; translated from the coding sequence GTGTTCGGACAGGGAACGGCTGGCACCGATACTCGCCCAGCCCGCGCTCGTGGCCCGCGAGCACCCGGATCTGGCGGATACGGTAAGTCCTCCTCGGACACGGGTTTCTCGATCAGCAAGAGTGCGCAGTTGCTTCATGTCCACCCCAACACAGCGTCCTATCGAACCGACAGATGGAAGAAGTTGTCCGGTCTGAACCTGCGAAGCGGTCGGGGGCTTGCAGCGTCGATCATCGCGGTCGACAGCGTTTAA
- a CDS encoding aldehyde dehydrogenase family protein gives MDVLPGAALTTHPEDDDVAFTGSTTDQAIASAAGGSLKSISLELCGFSDEFVCRTF, from the coding sequence ATGGATGTTTTACCGGGTGCAGCGCTGACCACACATCCCGAAGACGACGATGTCGCGTTCACCGGATCCACAACCGACCAGGCCATCGCTTCTGCTGCCGGAGGATCCCTGAAGAGCATTTCGCTCGAGCTATGCGGTTTCAGCGACGAATTCGTATGTCGCACGTTCTGA
- a CDS encoding DUF3500 domain-containing protein, with the protein MTGAALVGCSSTQDDTPSTESAASESAATSSSDCDAESGYSKITCLSNELIASADADLASSMVLDYSLDTAEKWSNFPPQGYRDRVGPTLSEFSPEQLALVMDILKEASGTADNEGYDEIQQILNADDYLAANATGQDGGFGSGNFHFAFLGTPSDSGTWELYYGGHHTAFANTYTDGVLVGATPSFRGVEPGYSFDENDRSNMPMEQERVAFANLVGSLTPEQQAAAKQDEVYTDILVGPQKDGQFPATQTGVPVSSLSPEQKALVVAAMNTYVSDIDDADAATILAKYTAELDNTYVAFSGTAGVDQVSDYVRIDGPSVWIEFVLQAGASLDGAHPHSVWRDKVADYGGTE; encoded by the coding sequence ATGACCGGAGCAGCGCTCGTCGGCTGCTCGTCCACCCAGGACGACACCCCCTCTACCGAGTCGGCCGCATCCGAGTCCGCGGCGACGTCATCCTCCGATTGCGATGCGGAGTCGGGCTACTCGAAGATCACCTGCCTTTCCAACGAGCTCATCGCAAGTGCGGACGCCGATCTCGCGTCGTCGATGGTCCTCGACTATTCGCTGGACACTGCCGAGAAGTGGAGCAACTTTCCGCCCCAGGGATACCGCGATCGCGTCGGCCCGACACTGAGTGAGTTCTCCCCAGAGCAGCTCGCGCTCGTGATGGACATTCTGAAGGAAGCGTCGGGCACGGCCGACAACGAAGGCTACGACGAGATTCAGCAGATCCTGAATGCCGACGACTACCTCGCGGCGAACGCCACCGGGCAGGACGGCGGATTCGGTTCGGGCAACTTCCACTTCGCCTTCCTCGGCACACCGTCCGACTCCGGCACCTGGGAGCTGTACTACGGCGGACACCACACGGCGTTCGCCAACACCTACACCGATGGAGTGCTCGTCGGAGCGACACCGTCGTTCCGCGGTGTCGAGCCCGGCTACAGCTTCGACGAGAACGACCGCTCGAACATGCCGATGGAGCAGGAACGAGTCGCCTTCGCGAACCTCGTGGGATCGCTGACTCCGGAGCAGCAGGCGGCAGCTAAACAGGACGAGGTCTACACCGACATTCTGGTCGGCCCACAGAAGGACGGTCAGTTCCCCGCGACCCAGACCGGGGTACCGGTCTCATCACTCTCCCCGGAGCAGAAGGCACTCGTCGTCGCAGCGATGAACACCTACGTCAGCGACATCGACGACGCCGACGCCGCTACGATTCTGGCCAAGTACACCGCGGAACTGGACAACACCTACGTGGCGTTCTCCGGCACCGCGGGCGTCGACCAGGTCAGTGACTACGTCCGAATCGACGGGCCGTCGGTGTGGATCGAATTCGTGCTTCAAGCGGGCGCATCGCTCGACGGGGCGCACCCGCACTCCGTCTGGCGTGACAAGGTCGCCGATTACGGCGGCACCGAGTGA
- a CDS encoding HupE/UreJ family protein, with the protein MARPHHRLRRHAGMISAREVPRFRRSIAGLAVIVSAIGVWLIGSTASAHVLPTTTVELDVHSGEIDAELTIPLSDLEAASGIDLDSATQDQVDAHSAEFSSYLGSHFRPTSVDGQPWAVTLDDLTIDSAENVGTGVYDTVTTTAHLTPPAGADERTFDLGYDAVIHRVITHVVLVTVRSDWSTGTIDSVHEIGTVGLDTVTGEITPLTVRLDDGSMWQGFTSMVSLGISHIREGTDHQLFLLTLLLPAPLLVAGRRWAGAARPTTAVRRIAAITLAFTLGHSVTLTLGSIGFPVPQQPIEVLIAVSILIAALHAIRPTFPGREALIAGLFGLVHGLAFSTTLTEHDLTGSQLATSLFGFNIGIELMQLAVVAVVLPPLMVLARTRVYGPLRIVAAALAGTAAVGWVLDRVGVPNAVATAADSLVDVSVYVVAALWLAAAIAAFMLYRSRPTGYPKPISIQHDSLLRST; encoded by the coding sequence ATGGCGCGACCGCACCACCGACTACGGCGGCACGCAGGCATGATCTCGGCCCGAGAAGTCCCACGATTCCGCAGGTCGATCGCCGGGCTCGCCGTCATCGTGTCCGCGATCGGGGTATGGCTGATCGGCAGCACCGCCTCGGCGCACGTCCTTCCCACTACGACAGTCGAACTGGACGTGCACTCGGGTGAGATCGACGCCGAACTGACCATTCCGCTCAGCGATCTCGAAGCCGCAAGCGGGATCGATCTCGATTCGGCGACTCAGGATCAAGTCGACGCCCACTCCGCCGAATTCTCGAGCTATCTCGGTTCCCATTTCCGACCGACATCGGTCGACGGACAACCGTGGGCGGTCACTCTCGACGACCTCACCATCGATTCCGCAGAAAACGTCGGAACCGGTGTCTACGACACCGTGACCACGACGGCACACCTCACCCCACCCGCAGGTGCCGACGAGCGAACGTTCGATCTCGGCTACGACGCCGTGATACATCGGGTCATCACCCATGTCGTCCTGGTGACCGTTCGATCCGATTGGTCCACCGGCACCATCGATTCCGTTCACGAGATCGGTACCGTTGGCCTGGATACCGTCACCGGTGAGATCACTCCACTCACCGTGCGACTCGACGACGGCAGTATGTGGCAGGGCTTCACCAGCATGGTCTCGCTCGGTATATCGCACATCCGGGAAGGCACCGATCACCAACTGTTTCTGCTGACACTGCTGCTTCCAGCCCCGCTGCTCGTAGCCGGTCGGCGGTGGGCCGGGGCTGCACGACCGACAACGGCAGTGCGCCGGATAGCAGCGATAACCCTCGCGTTCACACTCGGCCATTCCGTCACCCTCACGTTGGGTTCGATCGGATTCCCTGTTCCGCAGCAACCCATCGAGGTGCTCATCGCCGTCAGCATTCTCATCGCAGCTCTCCATGCCATCAGACCGACCTTCCCTGGCCGAGAAGCGTTGATAGCCGGCCTGTTCGGGCTGGTCCATGGCCTCGCGTTCTCTACCACGCTGACCGAGCACGATCTGACCGGCAGCCAACTCGCTACCAGTTTGTTCGGCTTCAACATCGGTATCGAACTGATGCAGCTTGCCGTAGTGGCGGTGGTCCTGCCGCCGCTGATGGTCCTGGCCCGCACACGTGTCTACGGCCCGCTGAGAATCGTCGCGGCTGCGCTGGCAGGCACTGCGGCCGTCGGATGGGTGTTGGACCGCGTGGGCGTTCCGAATGCCGTCGCCACTGCGGCAGACAGCCTCGTCGACGTCTCCGTCTACGTGGTCGCGGCCCTGTGGCTCGCAGCCGCGATTGCCGCATTCATGCTGTATCGCTCTCGGCCGACCGGATACCCGAAACCCATTTCCATACAACATGATTCACTACTGAGGAGCACATGA